The proteins below are encoded in one region of Nocardioides marmorisolisilvae:
- a CDS encoding ABC transporter ATP-binding protein, with the protein MRADPHPPAGVHSLWRLRGYLRPHLVELAVMLVAALGGVVLAIVIPLVIKAMIDGPIAHHRIGPVLPLGLLAIGLGVLEAALIWLRRWVQSNAVLEVETALRHDIYAHLQQLPMSFHSRWQSGQLLSRATTDLSQIRRFSGFGMLFLFTNIVQLVVTTVVLVRMYLPLGLVVAAAAVPIVWVSMRFEKAYVVVSRQVQDQQGDLATRAEEGAVGIRVIKSFGRADHVSKQYAEAALRLRGTSLEKVRLSAKFWTFLEVIPNLAVVVVLLLGAIGVGHGNLTPGTLVAFITLLLSLVWPVASLGVILAMAQEAMTASARVLEIFDTGSEIVSGSRVIERPQGHLRFEHVDFAFPDAGPDEPPVLRDVNLDIAPGETVALVGATGSGKTVLTALVPRLYDVTGGRVTIDGVDVRELELSHLRTLVATAFEEPTLFSMSARENLTLGRADASDEEVASALDTAQAAFVHELPWGLDTRIGEQGLSLSGGQRQRLALARAVLARPKVLVLDDTLSALDVHTEKLVEEALDRVLTHTTGLVVAHRASTVLLADRVALLQDGTITHVGKHSELLARVPAYRELLSAAPTEVASA; encoded by the coding sequence ATGCGTGCCGATCCACATCCTCCTGCTGGTGTCCACTCCCTGTGGCGGCTGCGCGGCTACCTCCGTCCGCACCTCGTCGAGCTCGCCGTGATGCTGGTCGCGGCGTTGGGCGGCGTCGTCCTCGCCATCGTGATCCCACTGGTGATCAAGGCGATGATCGACGGTCCGATCGCTCATCACCGGATCGGTCCGGTTCTCCCGCTCGGGCTGCTCGCGATCGGTCTGGGCGTGCTGGAGGCCGCGCTGATCTGGCTGCGTCGCTGGGTGCAGTCCAACGCGGTCCTCGAGGTCGAGACCGCCCTGCGCCACGACATCTACGCCCACCTGCAGCAGTTGCCGATGAGCTTCCACTCGCGCTGGCAGTCGGGGCAGCTGCTCTCGCGCGCCACCACCGACCTCTCCCAGATCCGCCGCTTCAGCGGGTTCGGCATGCTGTTCTTGTTCACCAACATCGTCCAGCTCGTGGTCACCACGGTCGTGCTGGTGCGGATGTACCTCCCCCTGGGACTGGTGGTCGCTGCCGCCGCCGTACCCATCGTGTGGGTCTCGATGCGCTTCGAGAAGGCCTACGTCGTCGTCTCCCGGCAGGTTCAGGACCAGCAGGGGGACCTGGCGACCCGCGCCGAGGAAGGCGCGGTCGGCATTCGGGTGATCAAGTCGTTCGGCCGGGCCGACCACGTCTCGAAGCAGTACGCCGAGGCCGCGCTGCGGCTGCGCGGCACCAGCCTGGAGAAGGTCAGGCTGTCGGCGAAGTTCTGGACCTTCCTCGAGGTGATCCCCAACCTCGCCGTCGTGGTGGTGCTGCTCCTCGGCGCGATCGGCGTCGGCCACGGCAACCTGACCCCCGGCACGCTGGTCGCCTTCATCACCTTGCTGCTGTCGCTGGTGTGGCCGGTGGCCTCGCTCGGCGTGATCCTGGCAATGGCCCAGGAGGCGATGACCGCCTCCGCGCGGGTGCTGGAGATCTTCGACACCGGCTCCGAGATCGTCTCCGGCAGCCGAGTCATCGAGCGGCCGCAGGGCCACCTCCGGTTCGAGCACGTCGACTTCGCGTTCCCCGACGCCGGGCCCGACGAGCCGCCCGTGCTGCGCGACGTCAACCTGGACATCGCTCCGGGGGAGACGGTGGCGCTGGTGGGTGCGACCGGCTCGGGCAAGACCGTGCTCACCGCGCTGGTCCCACGGCTGTACGACGTGACCGGCGGCCGGGTCACCATCGACGGGGTCGACGTGCGCGAGCTCGAGCTCAGCCACCTGCGCACGCTGGTCGCGACCGCCTTCGAGGAGCCGACCCTGTTCTCGATGAGCGCCCGCGAGAACCTCACCCTGGGCCGTGCCGACGCCAGCGACGAGGAGGTGGCCTCGGCGCTCGACACCGCGCAGGCAGCCTTCGTGCACGAGCTGCCCTGGGGGCTGGACACCCGCATCGGCGAGCAGGGACTCTCGCTGTCCGGCGGCCAGCGCCAGCGACTCGCGCTCGCACGCGCCGTGCTGGCCAGGCCGAAGGTGCTCGTCCTCGACGACACCCTCTCGGCGCTCGACGTGCACACCGAGAAGCTGGTCGAGGAGGCACTCGACCGCGTGCTCACCCACACCACGGGCCTGGTGGTCGCCCACCGGGCCTCGACGGTGCTGCTGGCCGATCGGGTCGCCCTGCTCCAGGACGGCACGATCACCCACGTCGGCAAGCACAGCGAGCTGCTGGCTCGCGTGCCGGCGTATCGGGAGCTGCTCTCGGCCGCGCCCACCGAGGTGGCCAGCGCATGA